CGAAAGGTTGAAGGTTTTCTCGTGAGCATTTCTCACCAGCCTTCCGCGCCGACCGCGGGAGGCTGGTGAGAAATGCGGACTAAGCACAGCACAGCAAAACGTACGACGCCGCAACAGAATGCCGCGCCTGCCGCGCCGGAACCGGTCGATGCGTCGACGTTCGATCGTGTGATTCACGAGCGGTTGCGGCTCGCGATCGTCAGCGCGCTGGCGGTCAACGACGGGATGTCGTTTAACGAACTGCGCCGTATTCTGCGCACGACGGACGGGAACCTGAGCGTGCATGCGCGCAAACTCGAAGATGCCGGATACATTACCTGCACGAAGTCGTTCGACGGGCGCATCCCGCGGACGGAATTCAAAATCACCGAGGTGGGGCGCAAGACGTTGGAGAAGTATCTCGCGCATATGGAGGCGCTGATTCGGCGGGTGCGGGAGGGGTAGGGGTAGGGGTAGGAGAAGGGGCGGCGGGGAGGATGTGGGAGTCAGGAGTCAGGAGTCAGGAGTCAGGAGTCAGGAGTCAGACGCAACTTTCCTCTTTTTTTTGGGATTTTACTTTGCAGAATAAAGTACTTCGCAATTATGGGAAATTTCAGATGAGTATAGCGACTGTGGCGGCGCCGAGGGTGGGGCTGCACGTAGCCATCATCATGGACGGCAATGGCCGATGGGCGATTTCGCACGCGCGGGATCGCAGGGAAGGCCACCGTGCAGGAGCGGACAATGTCCGGCGCATCGTCGAGGCCGCGCCGGGACTCTGCATCCGCGCGCTCACGCTCTACGCGTTTTCTCGCGACAACTGGGCGCGGCCCGAGCCGGAGGTGAAAAACCTTATGGCGTTGCTGCGCGAATTTCTCGACACGGAGCGCGAACGGTGCGTCCGTGACGGCGTGCGCATCCAGGTCATTGGCTCGCGCCAACGGCTGGACTACGCATTGCTCCGTAGTATCGCGTCCGCCGAAACCGCGACAGCGAAGGGCCAGCAACTCGACCTGCGCATCGCGATCGATTACTCGTCGCGCGATGCAATCCTCGCCGCCGCAAAACGAATGGGTGGGGCGAGGCTCCGTCCGAGCCGTATTCAAACAAGGCCGACGCACTGCACCGCGAACGGCAACCCGACAACAATTCCCAACGTCGATCTGCTCATCCGCACCGGCGGCGAACAGCGCCTGAGCGATTTTCTGTTGTGGGAATGCGCATACGCGGAACTGTATTTCACGCCGGTGCTGTGGCCGGACTTTTCGGCGCGAGATTTGAAGTGTGCTATCGACGAGTTCAACCACCGCGAACGGCGGTTCGGAAAGGTTGGCGCCGGCGCACGAGTGGAAAAGGACTACTGGCTGCGATGACGAAGGCGAGGGCAAATGCAAAGCGGGCGCGCACGAAATGTGCGGCATGGGGTGCGTGCGCACCCATCGTGGCCCGCAGCATCACGCTGCTGGCGTTTGTACGATTTAGCGATCGGGGGTCTGCTCGTGAGGCGAGTTGCGTTCGAATTGTTCCATTCGCACCAAGCGCCATGGCCCGCCATGCGAAGATGGCGCCGAAGGTTTTCTGGCCGAGTTGGTTTATTAGCAACAGCAGCGGATCATGCGGCGACCGCTGTCCAAAGATAGTGAATGGGCACGGCGAAGAGGTCCGGCGCAAACGGAACGAGGGTATCACCAGCGTATAGCACCACGCCACGATGAAATGTATTTCCGATGATGGCGCGCAGGGATTTGAGACCATCAAAGTCGGAAGCCTGTACTGTTGCGGAAGCTTTTATTTCGATGCCGACAATCTTCCGCTGTCCCGGCGTTTCCAAGACGAAATCGACTTCCTCGCCGGAGTAACTGCGGAAATGATGAATCTGCGCGCGGACGTTCGACCAACCCAATTGTTTCAGTAATTCACCCAGGACGAAATTCTCGAAGAGCGCGCCTTTCGCTCGGGTGTCCCGCTTGAGATCGGTTTCATCGATTGCTTGCAGGTGCGCGAGTATGCCGGTGTCAACGAAATAGAGCTTCTCAGATTTCATCACACGCTTGATGCGGTTCGTGAACCAGGGTTGGACCGGATGCGTGAGAAACACTGCGTTCAGCAACGTGGAATAACGCTTAAGGGTCACTTGGTTCAGCCCCGCGTCCCGCGCGAGATCGGCATAATTAACAAGGCCGCCTGCGCGCGCCGCCAACACGGAGAGCAACCGCGGCAACTCCGACAGGCCGGCAATGTTCGCCAGTTCGCGCACTTCGCGCTGAATAATCGTCGAGATATACGCGTCGAACCACGCGCCGCGCCGGCCGCGGTCGGAGCGGGCGACGGCCTCTGGAAATCCGCCGATCACGATCATTTCAACAATTGGCGGGGACGCCGCAATTCGCCGCGTGGGTTTCAACGGTTCGTCGGAGAAAAGCGCGCGAATGAAGTCGACCTTCCGGCGCGTGAGCTCGCACTGCGACAGTGGCCAAAGCGTCACCAGTTCCATGCGCCCGACAAATGCGTCCGCGAGTTGCGGCACGTTCAGTACATGCGACGAGCCGGTTAACAGAAAGCGCCCCGGCGTCCTGTCTCGGTCGACGTCCGCTTTGATGCACAACAGAAGCTCGGGCGCGCGCTGTATTTCGTCAATTATGACAGTGCCGGACAGACCTTGCACGAAGCCTTGGGGATCGCTCTTTGCGGCTGCCAGCGTTTGCACGTCGTCGAGTGTGAGATACGATGCATTGTTCCGCCGGGACGCCAGCATACGCGCCAGGGTGCTTTTTCCGGTTTGCCGGGCACCTTGCAGGACGACGATAGGGGTATCGGCCAAGGCCGCTGCGACACGTTGGGCAACGAACCGAGTATATAATTTCCGATCCTTCATATTGAAAATTATAACATAAGTTATTATAATTTACAACATTAGTAGCGGCAAGGACTTGCGGGCCTATTCGGCGGCGCGACGCATATCGGGTTCGCGTTTCGCCTGCACTTCCTGCAGGCGCGCGACCTGTTGCATGACCTGTTCGAGGTGGGTGAGTTTGCCGCGGTCGCCGAGTTCCTTTTGAATTCTGATGAAACGTTGTTCGCGTTTTAGAAATGCTTCGACCACTTCCGGATCGAAATGCTGGCCCGCGGCGTCCAAGATGATCTGGCGTGTCTTCTCGTGCGAGAACGGCTCCTTGTATGGGCGCTTGGTCGTCATTGCGTCGTACGCGTCGCCGAGCGCGACGATGCGCGCGGGCAGCGGGATGTCGGGGCCGAGCATGCCGTGCGGGTAACCGCTGCCGTCCCACTTCTCGTGATGGTAATACGCGATGTCGCGCCCCATCGCGAGAAACGAATTGCCGCCCGCCTCCTCGTCGGCGTCCTTCAGCGTATCGCCGCCGATGAGCGCGTGGGTTTTCATGATGTCGAACTCTTCCGGCGACAATTTTCCCGGCTTCAGCAGGATCGCGTCGGGAATTCCGACTTTGCCGATGTCGTGGAGCGGACTGGAATAATAGAGCGTCTCGACGAATCCGCTGTCGATGACGCGGTCGTACTTCGCCCACGTCGCCATTTCGACGGCAATTTCGCGCACGTACCGGCGCATGCGTTCGAGGTGTTCGCCGGTTTCCGGGTCGCGCGATTCGGCGAGCCGCGCGAGGCCGAATACAGTCGCCTGCTGCGTGCGCTCGACTTCCGCGGTGCGCTCGTGTACGCGCGCTTCGAGGATTTGCTTGTCATCTTCGAGGCGCTTTTGATACCGCAGAATCTGGTCCTGCATCGCTTTCGACTTGACGGAACTGCGGATGCGCGCCTCGAGGAGGACGGGGTCGAGCGGGCGCGTGATGAAATCGTCCACACCGGATTCGAGCGCGCGGATGTTGGCGTCGTGGTCGGCGACGCCGGTGACCA
This portion of the Candidatus Hydrogenedentota bacterium genome encodes:
- a CDS encoding transcriptional regulator; amino-acid sequence: MRTKHSTAKRTTPQQNAAPAAPEPVDASTFDRVIHERLRLAIVSALAVNDGMSFNELRRILRTTDGNLSVHARKLEDAGYITCTKSFDGRIPRTEFKITEVGRKTLEKYLAHMEALIRRVREG
- the uppS gene encoding di-trans,poly-cis-decaprenylcistransferase, yielding MSIATVAAPRVGLHVAIIMDGNGRWAISHARDRREGHRAGADNVRRIVEAAPGLCIRALTLYAFSRDNWARPEPEVKNLMALLREFLDTERERCVRDGVRIQVIGSRQRLDYALLRSIASAETATAKGQQLDLRIAIDYSSRDAILAAAKRMGGARLRPSRIQTRPTHCTANGNPTTIPNVDLLIRTGGEQRLSDFLLWECAYAELYFTPVLWPDFSARDLKCAIDEFNHRERRFGKVGAGARVEKDYWLR
- a CDS encoding ATP-binding protein; the protein is MKDRKLYTRFVAQRVAAALADTPIVVLQGARQTGKSTLARMLASRRNNASYLTLDDVQTLAAAKSDPQGFVQGLSGTVIIDEIQRAPELLLCIKADVDRDRTPGRFLLTGSSHVLNVPQLADAFVGRMELVTLWPLSQCELTRRKVDFIRALFSDEPLKPTRRIAASPPIVEMIVIGGFPEAVARSDRGRRGAWFDAYISTIIQREVRELANIAGLSELPRLLSVLAARAGGLVNYADLARDAGLNQVTLKRYSTLLNAVFLTHPVQPWFTNRIKRVMKSEKLYFVDTGILAHLQAIDETDLKRDTRAKGALFENFVLGELLKQLGWSNVRAQIHHFRSYSGEEVDFVLETPGQRKIVGIEIKASATVQASDFDGLKSLRAIIGNTFHRGVVLYAGDTLVPFAPDLFAVPIHYLWTAVAA
- a CDS encoding two-component system response regulator, producing MTVPSPNSADYQQSQPTILVVDDMPENLELYRRLLTPRGYSVLSANGGVEAFAIVAATPPDVILLDLLMPGMDGFEVCERLKRNLATRHIPVIMVTGVADHDANIRALESGVDDFITRPLDPVLLEARIRSSVKSKAMQDQILRYQKRLEDDKQILEARVHERTAEVERTQQATVFGLARLAESRDPETGEHLERMRRYVREIAVEMATWAKYDRVIDSGFVETLYYSSPLHDIGKVGIPDAILLKPGKLSPEEFDIMKTHALIGGDTLKDADEEAGGNSFLAMGRDIAYYHHEKWDGSGYPHGMLGPDIPLPARIVALGDAYDAMTTKRPYKEPFSHEKTRQIILDAAGQHFDPEVVEAFLKREQRFIRIQKELGDRGKLTHLEQVMQQVARLQEVQAKREPDMRRAAE